A genomic segment from Epinephelus fuscoguttatus linkage group LG17, E.fuscoguttatus.final_Chr_v1 encodes:
- the pbxip1a gene encoding pre-B-cell leukemia transcription factor-interacting protein 1 isoform X1, which translates to MSDNSNSTGSSGSSTNSWTLLSPEEAAVENVGPVDDGTESLGDVPSLSEDVTGAAASDIPVETVLSEEGHQVCQETSPESSLGPIPSSPVRMSPLPPTLLDPPDLDMESQPPIIHDIVTSSPSDNEHLEATPFVTNIDLGAPLDIPAADLLTVEPEESCSAPPLTEIPVSTEPVLDTPADFGETPVFTAEPEVTVPTETITATDPPSHVEADISFVSKSTEPPSQVIESLAAESPISDSPVPETIGSVEAEEEEEEEAEEAAVKKEETEPSETVFQDEREEDEEPSSSFDLGDTSGFDDGLRRRNVPPFEAPRPRTSDEEDEEEEVEFKLAEKKEEEKPWFSMNKCIVGSLILLFLGSLFLSGFLSDLNNGDFDGSDLSDGEQSQDWLSSDPQDMKELLDKLTQENQQIAQLEAQLRSQKEELDLALKAVAASGDEMGKADMEKENAKLKEELSSLPELKKELESLRSRVTELSQLTADQEMPPAASSSAPPPSDKDGQTDQKAAGPESRTDKNEGGRLKEELHRQKVLLEESKKRLQGMKKDGGDRKRVRDNLEAIQKKLSEQVERWGKKKPQESKWKGNKGKNSERDHWKKDEKKEWRGEKDWKHSKDGGWRDKEERKEKEWKPQKQNSHKEAWRKHQDEWERKKDERKMDREERRKEKPWHSRPGKNSHSHHQHQHQHQHQHQQPRQPHQHKHNDFWGDQEQKLRRNVHPQLGCSSVEDCASKEGLYPVELPEFEELLEGYLSKLEGSSPESKDKIRKLTAEFFEDGVFIHDRVLFSDFAEDVADILEDMVDVLDDGGQKDDDSLEEEMEEFEREALWKFAATV; encoded by the exons ATGTctgacaacagcaacagcacagGCAGCAGTGGGTCCTCCACCAACAGCTGGACACTCCTCTCCCCTGAG GAGGCAGCTGTTGAGAATGTTGGGCCAGTAGATGACGGCACTGAGAGCCTGGGGGATGTCCCAAGTCTCTCTGAGGATGTGACAG GAGCTGCTGCGAGTGACATTCCAGTAGAAACTGTTCTGTCTGAAGAAGGCCATCAG GTTTGTCAAGAGACCTCTCCAGAGTCCAGTTTGGGTCCCATCCCGTCTAGTCCAGTCCGGATGAGTCCTCTCCCACCCACCCTTCTTGATCCTCCAGACCTTGACATGGAGAGTCAGCCTCCAATCATCCATGACATTGTAACCAGCTCCCCCAGTGACAATGAGCACCTCGAAGCCACGCCCTTTGTCACCAACATTGATTTGGGGGCTCCACTCGATATTCCTGCTGCTGATCTCCTGACAGTTGAGCCAGAGGAGTCCTGCTCTGCTCCACCCCTGACTGAGATCCCTGTCTCTACAGAGCCAGTGCTTGACACGCCTGCTGATTTTGGGGAGACTCCTGTCTTCACTGCTGAACCTGAGGTCACTGTCCCCACAGAGACCATTACGGCCACTGATCCTCCCTCTCATGTTGAAGCTGATATCAGCTTTGTCTCAAAGAGCACAGAGCCCCCAAGCCAAGTCATAGAGAGCCTGGCGGCAGAAAGCCCCATTAGTGATAGTCCTGTGCCAGAGACTATTGGTTCAgtagaggcagaggaggaggaggaggaggaagcagaggaggCAGCTGTGAAAAAGGAGGAGACAGAGCCATCTGAGACAGTGTTCCAGGATGAGAGAGAAGAAGACGAAG AACCATCCAGCAGTTTTGATTTGGGCGACACAAGCGGTTTTGACGATggactgaggaggaggaatgtCCCCCCCTTTGAGGCACCAAGACCAAGAACATCagatgaggaagatgaggaagaggaagtggaGTTCAAGCTGGccgagaagaaggaggaggaaaagccATGGTTCTCCATGAACAAATGCATTGTGGGTTCTCTGATCCTGCTCTTCTTAGGttccctcttcctctcag GTTTCCTCTCTGACCTGAATAATG GTGACTTTGACGGCTCTGACCTGAGTGATGGAGAACAAAGCCAG GACTGGcttagcagtgatccacaggaTATGAAAGAGCTATTGGATAAACTGACACAGGAAAACCAGCAAATCGCTCAGCTAGAGGCTCAACTACGG TCTCAGAAAGAAGAACTTGACTTAGCGCTGAAAGCAGTAGCAGCAAGCGGTGATGAGATGGGTAAAGCAGAtatggaaaaagaaaatgcaaagcTGAAGGAGGAGCTGTCATCCCTGCCTGAGCTGAAGAAAGAGCTGGAGAGTCTGAGGTCCAGAGTGACCGAGCTCAGCCAGCTCACAG CTGATCAAGAAATGCCCCCAGCTGCCTCAAGCTCAGCCCCTCCCCCCAGTGACAAAGATGGTCAGACAGACCAGAAAGCAGCTGGACCTGAGAGTAGGACGGACAAAAATGAGGGGGGCCGGCTGAAGGAAGAACTCCATAGACAGAAAGTTCTTCTGGAGGAGAGCAAGAAGAGGCTGCAAGGGATGAAAAAAGATGGAGGCGACAGGAAGCGAGTGAGGGATAATTTAGAGGCGATCCAGAAGAAGCTTTCTGAACAAGTAGAGAGGTGGGGCAAGAAGAAACCACAGGAGTCCAAATGGAAAGGGAACAAGGGCAAAAACAGTGAGCGGGACCACTGGAAGAAAGACGAAAAGAAAGAGTGGAGGGGCGAGAAAGATTGGAAGCACAGCAAAGATGGAGGATggagagacaaagaggagagaaaggagaaagagtGGAAGCCTCAGAAGCAAAACTCTCACAAAGAGGCATGGAGGAAACACCAGGACGAGTGGGAGAGGAAGAAGGACGAGCGCAAaatggacagagaggagaggaggaaggagaaacCGTGGCACAGCCGGCCTGGTAAAAACTCCCACAGCCACCATCAGCACCAGCATCAACACCAGCATCAGCACCAGCAGCCCCGTCAGCCTCACCAACACAAGCACAACGACTTCTGGGGAGACCAGGAGCAGAAGCTCAGACGCAATGTCCACCCCCAGCTGggctgcagctctgtggagGACTGCGCCAGCAAGGAGGGCCTCTACCCAGTGGAGCTGCCCGAGTTTGAGGAACTGCTGGAGGGCTACCTGAGCAAGCTTGAAGGATCTTCACCTGAGAGCAAAGACAAGATCAGGAAGCTGACTGCAGAGTTCTTTGAGGATGGCGTGTTTATCCACGACAGGGTTCTTTTCAGTGACTTTGCTGAGGATGTGGCAGACATTCTGGAGGACATGGTAGACGTTTTAGATGACGGCGGGCAGAAGGACGACGACTCcctggaggaggagatggaggagttTGAACGAGAAGCCCTGTGGAAGTTTGCAGCCACAGTTTAA
- the pbxip1a gene encoding pre-B-cell leukemia transcription factor-interacting protein 1 isoform X2, whose amino-acid sequence MSDNSNSTGSSGSSTNSWTLLSPEEAAVENVGPVDDGTESLGDVPSLSEDVTGAAASDIPVETVLSEEGHQVCQETSPESSLGPIPSSPVRMSPLPPTLLDPPDLDMESQPPIIHDIVTSSPSDNEHLEATPFVTNIDLGAPLDIPAADLLTVEPEESCSAPPLTEIPVSTEPVLDTPADFGETPVFTAEPEVTVPTETITATDPPSHVEADISFVSKSTEPPSQVIESLAAESPISDSPVPETIGSVEAEEEEEEEAEEAAVKKEETEPSETVFQDEREEDEEPSSSFDLGDTSGFDDGLRRRNVPPFEAPRPRTSDEEDEEEEVEFKLAEKKEEEKPWFSMNKCIVGSLILLFLGSLFLSGDFDGSDLSDGEQSQDWLSSDPQDMKELLDKLTQENQQIAQLEAQLRSQKEELDLALKAVAASGDEMGKADMEKENAKLKEELSSLPELKKELESLRSRVTELSQLTADQEMPPAASSSAPPPSDKDGQTDQKAAGPESRTDKNEGGRLKEELHRQKVLLEESKKRLQGMKKDGGDRKRVRDNLEAIQKKLSEQVERWGKKKPQESKWKGNKGKNSERDHWKKDEKKEWRGEKDWKHSKDGGWRDKEERKEKEWKPQKQNSHKEAWRKHQDEWERKKDERKMDREERRKEKPWHSRPGKNSHSHHQHQHQHQHQHQQPRQPHQHKHNDFWGDQEQKLRRNVHPQLGCSSVEDCASKEGLYPVELPEFEELLEGYLSKLEGSSPESKDKIRKLTAEFFEDGVFIHDRVLFSDFAEDVADILEDMVDVLDDGGQKDDDSLEEEMEEFEREALWKFAATV is encoded by the exons ATGTctgacaacagcaacagcacagGCAGCAGTGGGTCCTCCACCAACAGCTGGACACTCCTCTCCCCTGAG GAGGCAGCTGTTGAGAATGTTGGGCCAGTAGATGACGGCACTGAGAGCCTGGGGGATGTCCCAAGTCTCTCTGAGGATGTGACAG GAGCTGCTGCGAGTGACATTCCAGTAGAAACTGTTCTGTCTGAAGAAGGCCATCAG GTTTGTCAAGAGACCTCTCCAGAGTCCAGTTTGGGTCCCATCCCGTCTAGTCCAGTCCGGATGAGTCCTCTCCCACCCACCCTTCTTGATCCTCCAGACCTTGACATGGAGAGTCAGCCTCCAATCATCCATGACATTGTAACCAGCTCCCCCAGTGACAATGAGCACCTCGAAGCCACGCCCTTTGTCACCAACATTGATTTGGGGGCTCCACTCGATATTCCTGCTGCTGATCTCCTGACAGTTGAGCCAGAGGAGTCCTGCTCTGCTCCACCCCTGACTGAGATCCCTGTCTCTACAGAGCCAGTGCTTGACACGCCTGCTGATTTTGGGGAGACTCCTGTCTTCACTGCTGAACCTGAGGTCACTGTCCCCACAGAGACCATTACGGCCACTGATCCTCCCTCTCATGTTGAAGCTGATATCAGCTTTGTCTCAAAGAGCACAGAGCCCCCAAGCCAAGTCATAGAGAGCCTGGCGGCAGAAAGCCCCATTAGTGATAGTCCTGTGCCAGAGACTATTGGTTCAgtagaggcagaggaggaggaggaggaggaagcagaggaggCAGCTGTGAAAAAGGAGGAGACAGAGCCATCTGAGACAGTGTTCCAGGATGAGAGAGAAGAAGACGAAG AACCATCCAGCAGTTTTGATTTGGGCGACACAAGCGGTTTTGACGATggactgaggaggaggaatgtCCCCCCCTTTGAGGCACCAAGACCAAGAACATCagatgaggaagatgaggaagaggaagtggaGTTCAAGCTGGccgagaagaaggaggaggaaaagccATGGTTCTCCATGAACAAATGCATTGTGGGTTCTCTGATCCTGCTCTTCTTAGGttccctcttcctctcag GTGACTTTGACGGCTCTGACCTGAGTGATGGAGAACAAAGCCAG GACTGGcttagcagtgatccacaggaTATGAAAGAGCTATTGGATAAACTGACACAGGAAAACCAGCAAATCGCTCAGCTAGAGGCTCAACTACGG TCTCAGAAAGAAGAACTTGACTTAGCGCTGAAAGCAGTAGCAGCAAGCGGTGATGAGATGGGTAAAGCAGAtatggaaaaagaaaatgcaaagcTGAAGGAGGAGCTGTCATCCCTGCCTGAGCTGAAGAAAGAGCTGGAGAGTCTGAGGTCCAGAGTGACCGAGCTCAGCCAGCTCACAG CTGATCAAGAAATGCCCCCAGCTGCCTCAAGCTCAGCCCCTCCCCCCAGTGACAAAGATGGTCAGACAGACCAGAAAGCAGCTGGACCTGAGAGTAGGACGGACAAAAATGAGGGGGGCCGGCTGAAGGAAGAACTCCATAGACAGAAAGTTCTTCTGGAGGAGAGCAAGAAGAGGCTGCAAGGGATGAAAAAAGATGGAGGCGACAGGAAGCGAGTGAGGGATAATTTAGAGGCGATCCAGAAGAAGCTTTCTGAACAAGTAGAGAGGTGGGGCAAGAAGAAACCACAGGAGTCCAAATGGAAAGGGAACAAGGGCAAAAACAGTGAGCGGGACCACTGGAAGAAAGACGAAAAGAAAGAGTGGAGGGGCGAGAAAGATTGGAAGCACAGCAAAGATGGAGGATggagagacaaagaggagagaaaggagaaagagtGGAAGCCTCAGAAGCAAAACTCTCACAAAGAGGCATGGAGGAAACACCAGGACGAGTGGGAGAGGAAGAAGGACGAGCGCAAaatggacagagaggagaggaggaaggagaaacCGTGGCACAGCCGGCCTGGTAAAAACTCCCACAGCCACCATCAGCACCAGCATCAACACCAGCATCAGCACCAGCAGCCCCGTCAGCCTCACCAACACAAGCACAACGACTTCTGGGGAGACCAGGAGCAGAAGCTCAGACGCAATGTCCACCCCCAGCTGggctgcagctctgtggagGACTGCGCCAGCAAGGAGGGCCTCTACCCAGTGGAGCTGCCCGAGTTTGAGGAACTGCTGGAGGGCTACCTGAGCAAGCTTGAAGGATCTTCACCTGAGAGCAAAGACAAGATCAGGAAGCTGACTGCAGAGTTCTTTGAGGATGGCGTGTTTATCCACGACAGGGTTCTTTTCAGTGACTTTGCTGAGGATGTGGCAGACATTCTGGAGGACATGGTAGACGTTTTAGATGACGGCGGGCAGAAGGACGACGACTCcctggaggaggagatggaggagttTGAACGAGAAGCCCTGTGGAAGTTTGCAGCCACAGTTTAA
- the s100a11 gene encoding protein S100-A11, producing MCASVNRDEAYILGEVMVRVEGQGSCYQLLNTPHSISTQKVSARSIMESAICTLVTQFKTYAGKDGSSSTLSKDEFYNLVSSQLPNYVKNASEPGANEELMGSLDENNDGELTFSEFWQLIGKLASKQGGF from the exons ATGTGTGCATCAGTGAACAGAGATGAAGCGTATATATTGGGAGAGGTAATGGTCAGAGTGGAAGGACAAGGTTCTTGCTACCAGCTGTTAAACACGCCGCACAGCATCTCGACACAAAAG GTCTCAGCGCGAAGCATCATGGAATCTGCCATCTGCACCCTTGTCACCCAGTTCAAGACGTACGCTGGGAAAGATGGATCCTCCAGCACCCTGAGCAAAGACGAATTCTACAACCTAGTGTCCTCTCAGCTGCCCAACTATGTCAAG AACGCCAGCGAACCCGGGGCCAACGAGGAGCTCATGGGCTCGCTGGATGAAAACAACGATGGGGAGCTGACTTTCTCCGAGTTCTGGCAGCTGATTGGAAAACTGGCGAGCAAACAGGGGGGCTTTTAG